One window of Thiomicrorhabdus lithotrophica genomic DNA carries:
- the lptF gene encoding LPS export ABC transporter permease LptF: MNRFLRILDKYILKELSLTFLAVLIVLLLITFGSEATKLLADAMQGKIPASVVLHVLLLKIPPALEIILPLVALLSVMLAIGRLYQDQEMIVLNSCAVRPVYFKKVVFAFLIPVALITAWVSLVVSPWSYQQERLLIAQAQTISPIAGLVPGKFNPLPNKNGVLYAKAIDENGVMDSIWLKYRSKEDDVVLVAPVGRFEWINNRVVLILENGHSYRGLHGSSDVVVQEYARFEGYLPELTQDKLHPKTFEKPTSELWHSTDLKEQALLQWRLVTPFGILVLGLLGLKMSKTGPREGRFAKLFLALVMYILYNQLLVIGRDGISNGGWPIWLGLWPIPILFMWFALADKQKPRFKTLIPKWKRVK, from the coding sequence GTGAACCGATTTTTGCGAATTCTCGATAAATATATTTTAAAAGAACTGAGTCTAACGTTTTTAGCCGTTTTAATTGTCTTGTTGCTAATTACTTTTGGCAGTGAAGCCACCAAGCTTTTGGCGGATGCAATGCAGGGTAAAATTCCTGCTTCAGTTGTTTTACACGTTCTATTGTTAAAAATCCCCCCCGCTTTAGAAATTATCTTACCACTAGTGGCTTTACTAAGTGTTATGTTGGCGATAGGTAGACTGTATCAAGACCAGGAAATGATTGTCTTAAATAGCTGTGCGGTGAGGCCTGTGTATTTTAAAAAGGTGGTTTTTGCCTTTTTAATTCCAGTAGCATTGATTACGGCATGGGTTAGTTTAGTAGTTTCACCATGGAGTTATCAGCAAGAACGCCTTTTAATTGCTCAAGCACAAACCATATCTCCTATAGCAGGCCTGGTTCCAGGAAAGTTTAATCCTCTTCCTAATAAAAATGGCGTTTTGTATGCCAAAGCGATTGATGAAAACGGTGTAATGGATTCTATTTGGCTAAAGTATCGTTCTAAAGAAGACGACGTTGTTTTAGTCGCACCAGTAGGGCGTTTTGAGTGGATAAATAATCGAGTTGTATTGATTCTTGAAAACGGCCATAGCTACCGAGGATTGCATGGTAGTAGCGATGTTGTAGTGCAAGAGTATGCAAGGTTTGAAGGGTATTTACCTGAACTAACACAGGATAAACTGCACCCTAAAACATTTGAAAAGCCAACTTCGGAGCTGTGGCACTCAACTGACTTAAAAGAACAAGCGCTATTGCAGTGGCGTTTGGTCACTCCATTTGGCATCTTAGTATTGGGCTTGCTTGGTCTTAAGATGAGTAAAACAGGTCCAAGAGAAGGTCGTTTTGCTAAACTTTTTTTAGCCTTAGTTATGTATATTTTATATAACCAGTTATTAGTCATTGGCCGTGATGGAATTTCTAATGGAGGGTGGCCTATATGGTTGGGTCTTTGGCCTATTCCAATTTTGTTTATGTGGTTCGCCTTAGCCGACAAGCAAAAACCAAGATTTAAAACTCTCATTCCAAAGTGGAAAAGGGTGAAGTGA
- a CDS encoding leucyl aminopeptidase, translating into MKSIQFSFDTNVSNIDTLILPVTSKGNLPQGIENIQHLPEIETFVEELFNAGDFSGKVGKTLLLIKPKDFSIKRLLLVGVGEIDKLTAKSYLTALKASADALDHCGSIHTVNALAFVSPKNVTTNQQAWSCMQNAQVFQRSFYDYSHESRGEHPVKEPKLESMIFPCHPQDAAVQQGQSSAIGMALTQDLANMPSNFCTPSYLADTAIALGKEYGFEINILDRKEMIEMGMGSFMAVAQGGPTPPKMICLSYKGGSPEDAPIALVGKGVTFDTGGISLKPGQAMDEMKYDMGGAATVLGVFKSLGELKPNLNVVGVIPATENMPSGEAIKPGDVVTSLSGQTIEVLNTDAEGRLILCDALTYTQQTYKPAKIIDMATLTGACIIALGHHVSAIMGNNQELIDNLLSAGQNTYDRFWQMPMGEEWDEQLKSNFADMANIGGRAGGSITAAQFLARFTKEVDWAHLDIAGTAWVSGDNKGATGRPVPALVEYLLNEATNG; encoded by the coding sequence ATGAAATCAATCCAATTCTCTTTTGATACTAACGTTAGTAACATCGACACTCTTATTCTTCCAGTAACATCGAAAGGTAATTTACCTCAAGGCATTGAAAATATTCAGCATCTGCCTGAAATTGAGACTTTTGTAGAGGAACTATTTAATGCGGGTGATTTTTCTGGAAAGGTTGGTAAAACTTTATTACTGATTAAACCAAAAGACTTTTCAATCAAACGCCTATTATTGGTTGGAGTTGGAGAAATTGACAAACTAACGGCTAAATCTTATTTAACAGCGCTTAAAGCTTCGGCAGATGCGCTTGATCACTGTGGTTCAATTCATACCGTTAATGCTTTAGCGTTTGTGAGCCCAAAGAATGTCACTACCAACCAGCAGGCCTGGTCATGCATGCAAAATGCTCAAGTTTTTCAAAGAAGCTTTTACGATTACAGCCACGAAAGCCGTGGAGAACACCCTGTTAAAGAACCTAAATTAGAGAGCATGATTTTTCCGTGCCATCCGCAAGATGCCGCTGTCCAACAAGGACAATCAAGTGCTATAGGTATGGCTTTAACTCAAGACCTTGCCAATATGCCAAGTAATTTCTGTACGCCTAGTTATTTAGCCGATACCGCCATCGCTTTAGGAAAAGAATATGGCTTTGAAATTAACATTCTTGACCGAAAAGAAATGATTGAAATGGGCATGGGATCTTTTATGGCGGTTGCTCAAGGCGGTCCGACACCTCCAAAAATGATTTGCCTATCTTATAAAGGTGGCAGCCCTGAAGATGCGCCTATTGCATTGGTCGGTAAAGGCGTTACTTTTGATACTGGTGGCATTTCACTAAAACCAGGTCAGGCTATGGATGAAATGAAATATGACATGGGTGGTGCCGCAACGGTATTAGGCGTTTTTAAATCTTTAGGTGAGTTAAAACCCAACCTAAATGTAGTTGGGGTTATCCCAGCAACAGAGAATATGCCTTCTGGTGAAGCGATTAAACCAGGTGATGTCGTTACATCGCTTTCAGGTCAAACTATCGAAGTGTTAAATACAGATGCTGAAGGCCGTTTAATTTTATGCGATGCCCTAACCTACACGCAACAGACATATAAACCAGCAAAAATCATCGATATGGCAACCTTAACGGGTGCTTGCATCATCGCTTTAGGGCATCATGTTTCTGCAATAATGGGAAATAACCAAGAACTCATAGATAACCTATTAAGTGCGGGACAAAATACTTATGATCGCTTTTGGCAGATGCCTATGGGAGAAGAGTGGGATGAACAATTAAAATCCAACTTTGCAGACATGGCAAACATTGGTGGTCGAGCAGGTGGCTCTATTACTGCTGCTCAGTTTTTGGCTCGCTTTACCAAAG
- the lptG gene encoding LPS export ABC transporter permease LptG: MNRIERYLGGVVLSHSLLVMLVLMVIFSFFEFMNQVGKLTDSYTLGLGAFYTLLKVPVYSYEVFPIVLLIGTLMGLGSLANQSELTVLRVTGWSIKRILWAVLKTAFLMWLVMAIIGEFVAPKSEAYAKKMRAEALNQSFSIGSSNGLWVKDDYQYIHVGRVISSQDLRNIEIYDLKDGKVSGLIQAKQAHYDGVWTFKKVKYINLKAVQPSEQMPKYYDYATVHYDEMTRSFPLKPEDLTNLDIETRYLSGWDLYHYVEFLQENDLDASSYLLSFWRKVATPLVVLAMIAVVFPLIFGSMRQVSVGQRIFLGVLIGMGFHLINQLIGNVSVVYQLPIVLAAIAPSIALLLFSWYWLRRVD; the protein is encoded by the coding sequence ATGAATAGAATTGAACGATATTTAGGTGGCGTGGTTCTTAGTCATTCTTTATTAGTAATGCTTGTTTTAATGGTCATTTTTTCCTTTTTTGAGTTTATGAACCAAGTAGGGAAGCTAACGGATAGTTACACGCTTGGTTTAGGTGCGTTTTACACACTGTTAAAAGTCCCTGTTTATAGTTATGAGGTTTTTCCAATTGTATTGTTGATTGGTACGCTGATGGGCCTTGGTAGTTTAGCCAACCAGTCGGAATTAACGGTGCTAAGAGTCACTGGTTGGTCTATTAAGCGAATCTTGTGGGCTGTTTTGAAAACGGCCTTTTTGATGTGGTTGGTTATGGCAATTATTGGCGAGTTTGTTGCGCCAAAAAGTGAGGCTTATGCAAAAAAAATGCGTGCAGAGGCTTTGAATCAAAGTTTTTCTATTGGTTCATCTAATGGATTATGGGTAAAAGATGATTATCAGTATATTCATGTAGGTCGAGTTATTTCTAGCCAAGATTTAAGAAATATAGAAATTTATGATTTAAAAGACGGAAAGGTCAGTGGCTTAATTCAAGCTAAGCAAGCGCACTATGATGGGGTTTGGACATTTAAGAAAGTAAAGTACATTAACTTAAAGGCTGTTCAGCCAAGTGAGCAAATGCCTAAGTATTACGATTACGCCACTGTACACTACGATGAAATGACGAGGAGTTTTCCGCTTAAGCCAGAAGATTTAACTAATTTAGATATTGAAACACGTTATTTAAGTGGTTGGGACTTATATCACTATGTGGAGTTTTTACAAGAGAATGATTTAGATGCAAGTAGTTACTTGTTATCGTTTTGGCGTAAGGTAGCAACACCACTGGTTGTATTAGCAATGATTGCGGTTGTTTTTCCGTTGATATTTGGTTCTATGCGTCAGGTCAGTGTAGGGCAAAGAATTTTTTTAGGTGTTCTTATTGGAATGGGGTTTCATTTGATTAATCAATTGATTGGTAATGTTTCTGTGGTCTACCAGTTGCCTATTGTTTTAGCTGCCATTGCACCTTCCATAGCCTTATTACTGTTTTCTTGGTATTGGTTGCGAAGAGTCGATTAA